A window of Lytechinus variegatus isolate NC3 chromosome 15, Lvar_3.0, whole genome shotgun sequence contains these coding sequences:
- the LOC121429292 gene encoding macrophage migration inhibitory factor-like, translating to MPTLTVYTNVPRQDFPDNFLADTVKLVCRLLNKPFKGVAVILCNDVEMLVGEAIDQVINVQVIGVGDFQDEVKNDQFVSAILEYLHETTGTNTESISVSLKDLLPIQIGFAGGELAFDKIQKRKLQKQEEQAKSETPQNDR from the exons ATGCCAACTCTGACAGTGTATACTAATGTTCCGCGGCAGGATTTCCCGGACAACTTTTTGGCCGACACGGTCAAGCTGGTCTGCAGGTTACTTAACAAACCTTTCAAG GGAGTTGCAGTGATTCTCTGCAACGACGTCGAGATGCTTGTCGGTGAGGCCATCGACCAGGTGATCAATGTTCAAGTGATCGGTGTTGGCGACTTCCAGGACGaggtcaagaatgatcagttTGTATCGGCCATACTTGAATATCTTCACGAGACCACGGGAACAAACACAGAATC GATCAGTGTTTCTTTGAAGGATCTCTTGCCCATTCAGATTGGATTTGCCGGAGGAGAGCTGGCCTTCGACAAAATTCAGAAACGAAAACTACAGAAGCAAGAGGAACAAGCAAAGTCCGAAACACCACAGAACGACAGATGA